The following are encoded in a window of Brassica napus cultivar Da-Ae chromosome C3 unlocalized genomic scaffold, Da-Ae chrC03_Random_46, whole genome shotgun sequence genomic DNA:
- the LOC125594713 gene encoding uncharacterized protein LOC125594713: MTGTDKAIFYISVDPSNVELAAVLYISVFKAERITQYDDGSVELKIFDSSVLVTSGSPRFRSIVELRVDPHTISLVIDSQAFVATDLKLNLSSQYLLKVIDPFQVIWLLSIKEFSDGLRYLPSCTKCKYPSHHRPALCSEMTRWQLMIGQSLETRELLGIEPYFRDIETLEADLFRIRECRTFYEILNVRSFVGVLSTTLDELERFNTLLQGLHVVRALNPTYEAAGNFKNLLRSAVNSYNSLLEAIIPTGMARETRELPNPVATRARAADNWRQLVKRCHSARFLMNNKLSKANTREELWMSDLLYDEVSDWRKQNI; this comes from the exons ATGACTGGAACAGATAAAGCCATATTCTACATTAGTGTCGATCCTTCAAATGTGGAACTAGCTGCTGTGCTCTACATCAGCGTATTCAAGGCCGAGAGAATCACACAATATGATGATGGAAGTGTTGAGCTTAAGATTTTCGATTCGTCTGTGTTGGTCACGAGTGGCTCTCCTCGTTTCAG GTCCATTGTGGAACTCCGAGTGGATCCTCATACCATCTCTTTGGTTATAGATAGCCAAGCTTTTGTTGCGACAGATCTAAAACTAAATCTCTCTTCACAATATCTCCTGAAAGTGATAGACCCTTTCCAAGTCATTTGGCTGTTAAGTATAAAGGAGTTTTCTGATGGTTTGCGTTATCTTCCTTCTTGTACCAAA TGCAAATACCCTTCACATCATCGCCCCGCTCTCTGTTCCGAGATGACAAGATGGCAACTAATGATTGGCCAATCACTTGAGACTCGAGAGTTGTTAGGGATCGAACCCTATTTTAGAGACATCGAAACCTTAGAAGCG GACTTGTTCCGGATAAGAGAATGTAGGACTTTCTACGAAATTCTTAATGTCAGATCCTTCGTAGGTGTTTTGTCTACCACACTGGACGAG TTGGAACGTTTTAACACCCTATTGCAAGGATTGCATGTGGTTCGGGCTCTGAACCCGACCTACGAAGCTGCTGGCAACTTCAAGAATCTGTTACGTTCTGCTGTAAACAGTTACAACAGTCTACTGGAGGCCATTATTCCTACGGGAATGGCTAGGGAAACGCGTGAGCTGCCTAACCCTGTTGCAACTCGGGCACGTGCAGCTGATAATTGGAGGCAATTGGTGAAGCGTTGCCACTCTGCTAGATTTCTCATGAACAACAAATTAAGTAAGGCTAACACTCGTGAGGAGCTATGGATGTCGGACCTCCTCTATGACGAGGTATCAGATTGgaggaaacaaaatatatga